In the genome of Caldalkalibacillus salinus, one region contains:
- the gerQ gene encoding spore coat protein GerQ: protein MDQMMGQMPGEMMGQMPGEMMGQMPGEMMGQMPGGMMGQMPGGMMGQMPGEMMGQMPGQMGQMQGQMGGQTPSQVQGTQAPQVGPDGMLPVEQSYVENILRFNRGKMARVYQTFEYNPEWPARVFTGVIEAAGRDHIILSNPETGRHYLLLMVNLDYVEFEEPIEYVPPQLPAGVQTIQDR from the coding sequence ATGGACCAGATGATGGGCCAAATGCCCGGTGAAATGATGGGCCAAATGCCCGGTGAAATGATGGGCCAAATGCCCGGTGAAATGATGGGTCAAATGCCCGGTGGGATGATGGGCCAAATGCCCGGTGGGATGATGGGCCAAATGCCCGGTGAAATGATGGGCCAGATGCCGGGGCAAATGGGTCAGATGCAAGGCCAAATGGGCGGTCAAACACCAAGTCAAGTGCAAGGGACTCAAGCGCCACAAGTCGGACCTGACGGGATGCTTCCCGTTGAACAGTCCTATGTTGAAAATATTCTACGCTTCAACCGGGGCAAGATGGCAAGAGTATATCAAACATTTGAGTATAACCCGGAATGGCCTGCACGGGTATTTACAGGCGTGATTGAGGCGGCAGGAAGAGATCATATCATCCTATCAAATCCTGAAACAGGTCGACACTATTTGCTTCTCATGGTCAACTTAGATTATGTTGAATTTGAGGAGCCAATCGAATATGTTCCACCGCAGCTCCCGGCAGGTGTGCAAACCATTCAAGATCGATAA
- a CDS encoding cell wall hydrolase → MAVIKANADDRKLLARLIRAEAEGEGKLGMLLVANVGVNRVRVRCLDFEDINSVERMVFQTPGGYEAVQKPYFYQKARQKEIRLAERVINGERFRPAEFSLWFFRPDGPCPDQWFGQWNVGRFKAHCFYQPDEAECADVYNVY, encoded by the coding sequence ATGGCAGTGATAAAGGCAAATGCTGATGATAGAAAGTTACTAGCAAGACTTATACGTGCCGAAGCAGAGGGAGAAGGAAAACTCGGAATGTTATTGGTGGCCAATGTTGGTGTCAACCGCGTTCGGGTCCGTTGTCTGGATTTCGAAGATATTAATAGTGTCGAACGTATGGTTTTCCAAACGCCAGGTGGTTATGAGGCTGTACAGAAACCTTATTTCTACCAAAAGGCGAGACAAAAAGAAATAAGATTAGCTGAGAGGGTCATTAATGGTGAACGTTTTAGACCAGCGGAATTCTCACTATGGTTCTTTCGTCCCGACGGCCCCTGTCCTGACCAATGGTTTGGACAGTGGAATGTAGGTAGATTCAAAGCACATTGCTTCTACCAACCAGATGAAGCAGAATGCGCAGACGTGTATAACGTGTATTAA